Genomic DNA from Desulfurivibrio alkaliphilus AHT 2:
CCTGCTCAACTGGGATTTCAACCGCCGCCGGGCCTGGCTGGCCCAGCAGGCCGATATCCCCGAGGGGGAACGGCGCCGTTTCGATCTGCTGGTGCGGATGTACCGCCTGTGCCACCAGAAGTACAACCTGGGCACCGAGGAGCTGCGCCAGCACTTGAAACAGGCCGCCATCGAAGATTTTCCGGAGATGGAGCAGTTGCTGGCCGATCTTGAGATCTGCGACACCTTCGAGTGCCTCAACTCCCTGCTGGACCACCTGGAAAAATTAAAAGAGATCATCATAAGCAAGGAAAAATTCCCTGCCAAGGAGAGCATCTACCACAAGCGCCATATCGCGGTGGATATCCCCTCGGTATATGGCCGTTACCAGGAACGCAAGTTCGACGCCTTAAGCCTCACCTTCCGGCTGGAGAACCTGGCCAACACCTACCTGGAAAAACTGCCGGAGACGGTCAATCTAAACATCATCACCAAGGCCACCTTTATTCGCATCATCAAGTGTCTGCGGCTTTATCTGCGGGCCCTGAGGATCGACGGCATCAGCAGCCGCAAGCTCACCACCTACATGTCGCTGCTCAGTAACTCGCTGGGCATCAAGCGTTTTTCCTACACTCAGTTTCTCGACATCTTCCGGGGGCTGTCGGAAGGGGTCAAGGATGTGATCTACACCTATTACACCAACATCCACGAGAACAACCTCAGTATCATCATCCCCCAGATCGGGGGGGATAACCTGCTGCCCAAGTACCGCTTTCTCTGGCGCCGGGACGATACCAGCGGCAATATCAACCGCCTGTCGGAAAGCTTCATGCGGGATCTGATCGCCTCCACCTTCGGCCTGCAGCATCTGGACAACTTCATCACCCGCATCTACCAGACCCTGGAGGCCCAGCGGGAGGTGCTGGACGAAGAACACCTGGACCTGCTGATGACCTACAACCCGGAACGGGCCATCTGCTCGCTGCACCCCCGCCACCACCGGGGGGTCAACCTGATCCTGCTGGGCAACAAGGGCTACAACCTGACCCTGCTGGCCGATGAACGACACCCCGTGCCGCCGGGGCTGGTGGTCACCACTGAGGTCTTCCGCTGCTGGCCGGTATTGAGGGAGTTCATCAAGAGCCGGGACGACTTCATGGCCCGCCTGCGGCTGGGGCTTAACCGGGTGGAAGAAGAGAGCGGCAAAACCTTCGGCGACCCCACCAACCCCCTGCTGCTGTCGGTGCGCAGCGGGGCGGCCATCTCCATGCCGGGGATGATGGCCACCATCCACAACCTGGGGCTCAACGAGGATATCGTGGGCGAATTTGCCCGCCAGCAGGGCAAGGAGTTCCTGGCCTGGGACAACTTCCGCCGCTTTATCCAGTCCTGGGCCATGGCCCGGGGGGTGGAACGGGACTGCTTCCAGGAGTTGATGGATGCCGCCAAGGAACGCTGCGGGGTGAAATACAAGCGCGACTTTTCCCCGGCCCAGATCCGGGAGCTGGCTTTGGAATACCAGAAAATGGTGCGCAGCCTGGGCATCGGCATTCCCGAAGACCCCTGGCTGCAGCTCACCGGGGCGGTGGAGATGGTGCTTTCCTCCTGGAACACCCCCAAAACTCGCGATTACCGGCAGATCATGGATATCTCCGACGACTGGGGCACGGCGGTGATCGTCCAGACCATGGTCTACGGCAACATCGGCGCCCAGGCCGGCAGCGGCGTACTCTTTACCGCCCACCCCTACCGGAAAGTAAGCCGGGTGGCCCTGTGGGGCGACTACGCGGTGGGGGACCAGGGCGAGGATATCGTCAGCGGCCTGGTCACCACCAACCCCATCTCGGTGGAACAGGCCGAACTGGACGGCCGGGAAGCGGAAGACACCCTGGAGCGCCGCTTCCCGGAAGTTTATGAGCGGCTGCTGACCATCTGCCGGCAACTGGTGTACGAAAAACGCTGGAACGCCCAGGAGATCGAGTTCACCTTCGAAAGCCCCGACCCCAAGGATCTCTACATCCTGCAAACCCGGGACATGATTACCATTAAAAAGAAGGAAAGCTTCCTGGTTTTTGCCGACGCCGACCGGGCCGCCGCCGCAGTGCTGGGCCACGGGGTCGGGGTCAGCGGCAGCGCCCTTTCCGGGCGGGCGGCCTTCAACGAGGAGAATATCCGGCAGTTAAAAGAACAGGACCCGGAAGCGCCCATCATACTCATCCGCCAGGATACGGTGCCGGAGGATATCAAGGAAATCGCCGTGGCCGACGGTCTGCTCACCGCCCGGGGCGGCCAGACCTCGCACGCGGCGGTGGTGGCCACCCGCCTGGAAAAAACCTGCGTGGTGGGTTGCGCCAACCTCAAGGTTTTTGAAAGCGAGCAGCGCTGCGAGATCAACGGGGTTAAAATCGGCCGGGGCGACTACCTGAGCATCGACGGCCGCAAAGGCCTGGTGCTGGCCGGGGCCCATCCCCTCAAAAAAGAAATGCAGATCCTGCCGCTGTAGGCAACTGAACCAGCGGCACCTGCCAAAAAAATCCCCTGATCCGGGTGGACCAGGGGAAGGTGGTGCACAGGGCTGCCCGCCCCATAGGGAGGATTGAAGCGGACAGCCTTGTTTGAAATACTTATTAGGGTTTGTCTTCTTGTTGGACGTAGTTCACGTAGTCGGGCAGCACTTTTTCCCACGGCCAGATAGCTACCCACGAGCCATCGACCTGTTGGCCCCAGGTGTACCGGTCAGGACGCAAGCCGAAGCTGCGGCCTTCACTATCGGTATTGAAGATATGCTGCTTGCGATCAGCCCGGCCTACCCGGTTACCCCACGCGCCGAAACCATAGGGATAATTGGGCTCATCCTCCCAGCCGGTCCGGCCATTGAAAACGTCCAGCTTATCTTCCCAGTCCCCGTGACACATTCCGCAACTGTTCACGCGGGTTTTATTCAAACGAACTCTGCCGTCTGGATCGGGGTTGGCACCTGTTGTAGTGAACAGGGTTTTATCAGCGTCGGTAGTGTATTCGATCACCCCCCCTGCGCCATCAGATACTGCTTTACCCACACCGTGGGCACTATGACAATCGAAACAGGCCTGACGGTAATGATAGAAAGCTTCACCGCCTTTGGCGTAATAGCTCAACCGGATATCCATATCCTGCTGGTGATCGCGCCGTCCCTTGCCGTCGATGGAGACCTGACGGTTGCCGGTACCCCAGGCCGGACGGGTGTATTGCATTACATCCATGAAGTCGTGCTCACCCAACACAAAACCCCGGTTGTCGTTGGTACCGGCATCGTAGGGAGCGGCAGCACTTCCAGGTTCGTAGATTAGGTTTTTCTGGGCCCGGGTATGACACTGTTCACAGGCCATTTTCCTGGTCGGATCGGTCATGGCCAGGGCGGCCGGGTTGACGATCATGGCGGGGTCGCCGAAGGATTCGGCGTGCGCCCGACCAGGGCCGTGGCACGTCTCGCAGGAGATCTCGATTTCAGAGATAAAGACCTGGCGCAACTCGTCGCCCGGAGTTTCTCCTTCCACGTAGGCGGCTTTGGCGGCAACCCAGGCGTCGGCATCGAAACCGGTGGTGTGGCAGGCGATACACTGTTCCTGCCAGGAGTTAGTGGTGCCGTACATGCTGCTCTTTTCGATATTGGCCATGTAGGCAGCTACCGTCTCGCCTGCCACGGCCGCATCGTACAATGCCTTTGAGGCCTTCAGCGCATCCAGCTCGATGGTAAGAAACTTGTAGCCGGCTCGCCTCAAGTCGCCCGCAAAAGACACCGTATCCATGTCCTCATCAACGGTCCAGCTGATGCCATTGTCTTTGCTGTAAGCGTACCGGGCCGCTTCCACCGGGCCACCGTCATAGTAAACGGCATAGCGCTGTTTGCGGGTTTCACCGATGATAACTTCGATTTCATCCCAATCATACTGCTTATCGGTGACATAAATTACTCTGTTAACACCTGCCCATTCAGCTTTATCTTTGATCTCCGAGGGCACGTCAGCCAGGCTGGCCCCGGCCAGAACCATGTAGGAGCTGAGCATATCCCAGTTTTCCCTCACCCCGGGCAGGAACTTATCCAGGGCGGCTTGCTGGTGCTGCTCGTATGTTTTATTGGAGTTGTTAACCGATTCAAAGGCTTCCTGGGTTACAGCCGGGCCCCAGGTGGACTTGCGGGTGTGCCAACTGCCTTTCCATTCGGCGTGCTCATCCTTATGGCACAAGCCACAGGTCTGGGCACCGACGTAGTCGCTTTTTACGGTGACCGGTACATCACCATCAAGCTTAGCCTCCAACTCCTCAATCTTCTGTTCAAGTTCCGCAATAACCTCCGGGTCAAACGCATTTTCCAGGGCCGCTTCCAGGTCCGCGATCTGCTGCTGCAGGCCTTCGGCTACCGCCGGATCAACATCTTTGCCATCCTTGCCGTCATCGCCGCTACAGGCGCCAAGGCCCAACAACAGGGCCAAGGCCAGCGGCAAAGCCAGGGTTGTCAACCAACTCCTCTCCTTCTTCATCAGCTCTCCTCCCAAATCCTTATTTTGGGTTTTACCTTATTTTCCCCGTCCGGCACGGAAGAACGGTTCCTCCTACCGGCGCCGCTTCCTCCCCGGGCGCCGTGCCGAAACTGGGTCCAGTACTGAGCGACAGTTTGCTGGCAATAGCGGCAGCATTCAAGAGAAGAAAAACGCACAAAAAAACCCTGCCTGTGAATTTTTCTTCACAGGCAGGGTTATGCTTTTACTACCGAGACTTCCCCAAAACAGCGCCGGCTGACAGAGTCTGTTGAACAAACTTCACAAACAACTTTTTTTTGGGGATCAAACTTATCTTGCCGGTTTATTACCCAACATCCATTATGGAGTCAAGGGGGAGCTGGGGATTTTGGTGGAGATCGCCAGCAAAAAAAGTTACAAGTAACCCAAAAAAAAACTGACCCCGCAAGGCCGGCAAAAGATGAACGACTCCTTTCTCCAGATGTTTCTGATCTACCTTTTTTATGGGGCGGCCTTTTTCGCCATCGGGGTAGCCATCATTTCACGGCTGAGCACCTTCGCCTTTTTGCGCATCGCCGGTATTTTCTGGTTGCTGGCCCTTTTTGCCTTCAGCCACGCCATGCACGAATGGCTGGAGATGTTCCTCTACCTGGAGCCGGACCACTACCTGGCCCTGCCGATCCGCCGCCTGAGCCTGTTGCTGCTGGCGGGCTCCTTTATCTTTCTCCTCTTCTTCGGCATCAACTTCCACAGCTTGCTCAACCAGCGCCTCATGCCCTGGCTCTGGGGGCTGCCGGTTGTATCAACGGCCATCTTTTTTCTGCTGCTGAGCAACCACGCGGCGCTGCCGGTGGAGGCCTTCCTCAATGTGGTCGATTACAGCTCCCGTAAATGTTACGCCTTGCCCGCCTCGCTGCTCTCCGGCAGCGCCTTTCTGCTCTACGCCAACCGCCAGCGCTCCTTAAGTCGCAAGGGCGCCGGTAATCTCGCCGGGGCGGGGCTGGCCTTTATAGCTTACGGGATACTGGCCGGCCTGATACCTTCCGACAACCAGTTGGGAGCAATGCCGATCCAGTTCTGGCGGGGGCTGACCGCCTTTATCATCCTCCACTTCATCATGTACGCCCTGGACCTTTTTTCCCAGGAACGAGACAGCCTGATCAACAGCCAGTTGCAGCGAGCAGCCCAGGCCGACAAACTGGAAGCCATCGGCCGACTGGCGGCGG
This window encodes:
- a CDS encoding PEP/pyruvate-binding domain-containing protein, translating into MDNDHSNSRNDSAGQVCKPGFESDALRANLQETAVECVELDPARRVLLEVVEGYQGIKGPLEELLYEISHPYRNWRLILPRLRPFILKHLDHYRRHPRGPEAFLQFHEILLTALRETAKNEVLRAQAGEALLALLDKLVLLLKPDELGAWRQSISHCLHGLAELDDHLLLPLVQGQHSGKRIIGRLAGKCAKEADSGEQLKICDLGAAVHLLKRLLSLNYHYWLGEEDPQPWFDSECAVLCRGWQAGRLFQEISHARLREHLAELEKIAGETQAETALPRLLELPDHLDLVRLYKEIPDKLTGDGEQRATTEQTNTGPGPQAAAGERHPPACDYEDPLCPDRFAENRKLLFLFRIMETKGLSLIHEETLREINRSLVQLIRRQTFEEIERFLLTTLALLKSNVRRYPHTSLQCIQVIGSEVFKRGNSRLVETFLWETVRFGFQYANVTGIGEDWQPLANPAHLANIRVWLNLVSQEPKWCSTLFSALIINLKLSGTCIKDTDLFQRDITELLNHPIEPVYNLVTQFAKLVPVFFNDIGAEGQLREVSTELDEIHQRKDLLIHFLRKQSHVESSNLIVDFLEAILLFWKDRNKQRLAPYLPEEVWRQIKEEGEFVDQLYRLSQRVWKLKHIRKVEDLLNWDFNRRRAWLAQQADIPEGERRRFDLLVRMYRLCHQKYNLGTEELRQHLKQAAIEDFPEMEQLLADLEICDTFECLNSLLDHLEKLKEIIISKEKFPAKESIYHKRHIAVDIPSVYGRYQERKFDALSLTFRLENLANTYLEKLPETVNLNIITKATFIRIIKCLRLYLRALRIDGISSRKLTTYMSLLSNSLGIKRFSYTQFLDIFRGLSEGVKDVIYTYYTNIHENNLSIIIPQIGGDNLLPKYRFLWRRDDTSGNINRLSESFMRDLIASTFGLQHLDNFITRIYQTLEAQREVLDEEHLDLLMTYNPERAICSLHPRHHRGVNLILLGNKGYNLTLLADERHPVPPGLVVTTEVFRCWPVLREFIKSRDDFMARLRLGLNRVEEESGKTFGDPTNPLLLSVRSGAAISMPGMMATIHNLGLNEDIVGEFARQQGKEFLAWDNFRRFIQSWAMARGVERDCFQELMDAAKERCGVKYKRDFSPAQIRELALEYQKMVRSLGIGIPEDPWLQLTGAVEMVLSSWNTPKTRDYRQIMDISDDWGTAVIVQTMVYGNIGAQAGSGVLFTAHPYRKVSRVALWGDYAVGDQGEDIVSGLVTTNPISVEQAELDGREAEDTLERRFPEVYERLLTICRQLVYEKRWNAQEIEFTFESPDPKDLYILQTRDMITIKKKESFLVFADADRAAAAVLGHGVGVSGSALSGRAAFNEENIRQLKEQDPEAPIILIRQDTVPEDIKEIAVADGLLTARGGQTSHAAVVATRLEKTCVVGCANLKVFESEQRCEINGVKIGRGDYLSIDGRKGLVLAGAHPLKKEMQILPL
- a CDS encoding multiheme c-type cytochrome produces the protein MALLLGLGACSGDDGKDGKDVDPAVAEGLQQQIADLEAALENAFDPEVIAELEQKIEELEAKLDGDVPVTVKSDYVGAQTCGLCHKDEHAEWKGSWHTRKSTWGPAVTQEAFESVNNSNKTYEQHQQAALDKFLPGVRENWDMLSSYMVLAGASLADVPSEIKDKAEWAGVNRVIYVTDKQYDWDEIEVIIGETRKQRYAVYYDGGPVEAARYAYSKDNGISWTVDEDMDTVSFAGDLRRAGYKFLTIELDALKASKALYDAAVAGETVAAYMANIEKSSMYGTTNSWQEQCIACHTTGFDADAWVAAKAAYVEGETPGDELRQVFISEIEISCETCHGPGRAHAESFGDPAMIVNPAALAMTDPTRKMACEQCHTRAQKNLIYEPGSAAAPYDAGTNDNRGFVLGEHDFMDVMQYTRPAWGTGNRQVSIDGKGRRDHQQDMDIRLSYYAKGGEAFYHYRQACFDCHSAHGVGKAVSDGAGGVIEYTTDADKTLFTTTGANPDPDGRVRLNKTRVNSCGMCHGDWEDKLDVFNGRTGWEDEPNYPYGFGAWGNRVGRADRKQHIFNTDSEGRSFGLRPDRYTWGQQVDGSWVAIWPWEKVLPDYVNYVQQEDKP
- a CDS encoding sensor histidine kinase, whose protein sequence is MNDSFLQMFLIYLFYGAAFFAIGVAIISRLSTFAFLRIAGIFWLLALFAFSHAMHEWLEMFLYLEPDHYLALPIRRLSLLLLAGSFIFLLFFGINFHSLLNQRLMPWLWGLPVVSTAIFFLLLSNHAALPVEAFLNVVDYSSRKCYALPASLLSGSAFLLYANRQRSLSRKGAGNLAGAGLAFIAYGILAGLIPSDNQLGAMPIQFWRGLTAFIILHFIMYALDLFSQERDSLINSQLQRAAQADKLEAIGRLAAGIAHEINNPLANASLQLELLKQDPTVAFLPEKSCQRVKNITSSVDKSAKIASELLHLVDQRQEITTYEPVTIRPLVETVWRELNGISEKHGLDNLLPASLTIYGLPLKLEQLFRNLLANALDAMPGGGVISIAGRQEGDQVIVELQDEGGGIEENHQLLAKEPFFTTKEVGKGTGLGLAICHGIMAQHNGTLEIESRRDRQGTVVTLFFSPTAIKPVTSSIGNSAHERARPHSGSR